A window of Punica granatum isolate Tunisia-2019 chromosome 8, ASM765513v2, whole genome shotgun sequence genomic DNA:
TTCGATTTGTAATATTTATGgtgcaacaaaaaaaattattgtcattgatatttttatttgactaTATAGTTTcataaaaatgaattaattttgTGATTTCGTAATTGTAACAGTTCGtattttactttaatttaacaatttcagtaatttcttgaattttctaatttttttaatattttattttgtcctatcaattgaaaaaattctcTTTCTTTGATCATATAAGTGTTTGTACATAATATTTACtcaaaggagaaaataaaataaaattcacgataaaaataaaaataaatataacccatagaaaattctttttgtttaatttatgTAGTATGTGTATATAATGTCTACTGCATGgagaaaatagaataaaattcaagataaaataaaatcatgaataaataaaaataaaaataatccaTGCAACGCACGGACGGAAAAActaatttactaaaaatttgagttacttattattaattaaaataatttactttgaTTGTACGATGCAACCGCATAAATGATTACACTATGGACCTTCCTATTCTTCACGCGTCATTACAATCAGTCCCTTGATGGGCCAATCACAGCCGCGATGGAGACAACCGTTGGAGGCCTCCATACAGGGTTAAATTCGAATGGGGCATGTGggcttatttgaaaattgttgaAATATTAATGGATCATTATGTGATTATGAAGAAAAACAGGAAGCCCAAACGGTCAAGTTAACTGTCaccccccttcttcttcttcaaattaacgccggggaagaagaagaagaagaagaagaagaagaagaaattggaagtctagagagagagagattctccgtttctctctctagaatcTCCTCCGACACAAGCTAACTAAACCCGCACAGCAAATCCgaaaccctaaccctaacctccactctctctccctctccccgACAAGGCAATGCGTGTTCCACTCCCCAAAGAATCCTTCTGCTCGCCCTCCCTTTTGGGCAGAGGCGTTATAAAGAACCCAAGCCATGGACATTGATGCTCGCAATCAGGTTGACCCGATCAAATCCGATTCCCCGGGGATTCAGAGCTGATGCtggagctcaacaatgtcgaGGATCGAGAGCCGTGTCAGGATCGAGGACGATGGACACGGTGTCTTGGTTAGGCCTCATCGGAAGTCGTCCTCCCTGCTGTCATTCTCGCCGCAGTTGATGATCGAGGGACTCTCGAGGACGAGCTTCTCATATCACAAGCTCCCTCCGGAGCCTATCAAGCTTTCCGTCCTCAAGTTGGACGGCTCTAGCTTCGGTAATTACATTAGTTTCTACAATTTCCTCGGGCATTATGAAATTTAGAGTCTTTGGTTGCTGAGGAAATGCCGGAGTTACTGATCCTTTTAGGAGATTTGAGCTATCAATTGCAGTAATTTGACCATTGGGGTAAAAGAAATTGACTAACTGCTGCACAATTTAAGGTAATAGGTCGAACCCACATTCTGATATTGGATCATGGGATTGGCACTTATCGTTCGTCGTGGAAAGATTGCCAGAACTATTATGTCTAGACAAGTGTGGTGTTTGCTCCCCAAGACATTGTGCTAACGTTAACAACTGGTCACTTTGTCGGTTCTGCAGATGTTCGTGTTATGGGAACGGCAACTGTCAGGGAGCTCAAAGAGGCAGTTGAGAGTGCTTTCAGTCACATGCCTAAGAAGGGACCCGGAAAGATATCATGGTATATTTTATGGTCAACTTTGCTGATTCTACGCTAAGTTTGGGTTCAAAGTTCGTTCTTCTTTATCTTTCAAGTTTATACCTGGTAGATAATTTGTGGTGATAGTAGCACAGCTTTAACTCTGTTTCGTATAAGCTCTATGGTTCCCGGCACCTTCCCTTCTCTATTGTTTGTGCTTGGAGATTGAAATTTTTCCATTGTCCATTTCCGATCTGATTCATGGAGGCGGCATGTTTGGGGTCATTTCTGTTTGTGCTATGATGGCCAGAAGCTACTCACAGAGACTGACCACATCATCAACTATGGCATTAAGGACGGTGATCAGGTTTGATCCGAGGCTTCTTTTTATTGATGAAAAGATGCAAACTGAGATTCTTCTCGTACCCTCCCTGCATATGATGTTGCATATTCTGTTAACATGTTGCAGATAAATGTCAATGGCACTTGTCCTGTTCCTTAAAGTTATTTGTTCTACTTTTGCTATGTGTAGCTCCATGTCATTCGGCACATCTCAAGTAATTATACCATGGAAAAGAAGCAATCGAGTAAAAGAAATTCCTCTTTAAAACAGCGAAGGaagtaagatttttttttatgcccTGCTTTCTCCAATGAGTTCCAAGTTCCTGCACTTCTGGTTCATATCTTTAAGCTAAAAAAAGCGCGTTGTTTTCAAAGAAGTGGACAGTCGGCAGTTGCCATTACCATCAGAAAACTTGTACGAGCGACTTTCCTCAGTCGGAGTCGCTTCAAGTTGCATATTTCATAAAAACAAACTGACTGAGCACGGTTCTGAAGCTGTACATTTGCACTGGCTAGATTATTTTGCAGTGTCTTCTCATTCTTTCATTATATACTATAATTGGAAACTTGGACGATCTAGGTCCGCGTCGAGATCGAGCAGTGATGAAGGGGTCGAAGTGAATTATAACAAGgcagatgaagatgatgatggtTACCTGGAGAAAGGAAACATCAAAGATTTCAAGAAGCACGAGGAT
This region includes:
- the LOC116188580 gene encoding uncharacterized protein LOC116188580 — its product is MSRIESRVRIEDDGHGVLVRPHRKSSSLLSFSPQLMIEGLSRTSFSYHKLPPEPIKLSVLKLDGSSFDVRVMGTATVRELKEAVESAFSHMPKKGPGKISWRHVWGHFCLCYDGQKLLTETDHIINYGIKDGDQLHVIRHISSNYTMEKKQSSKRNSSLKQRRKSASRSSSDEGVEVNYNKADEDDDGYLEKGNIKDFKKHEDSIGHRELRPARLQRGWHFQYSQLSTLEGRRAWDKDRPRRCPQAFWHKFWKIMMFFGEKACT